ACGGTCAGTGAAAATAGACACTGAGAAGGTGTCTGGCAGTGAGAAACGCACAGGACATAGAAAGAAGAACTCACTGCAAGTGAAGATCCCCAGAACGGGAGAAGCAAGGACCTGGCGTGGTTAGAAGGGACAGTGGAGCCAGTGCTCGGCACAGGTGGTCCCAGGAAGAGCGTTGGCTTAAACTAttggacgatacaccctgtcTCATAACATCCTAGGCCCAATCGAGCCGCCATGTAGTCCGTTGTCAAGGACGACGCGGGATAACGAAGGAAAGACAACGAAAGAGTAACACCGCGCGGCAGACGGCGAGGACTGTAGGAGGCTATTGTCGAAGTAGTCTGACAATAAAGCTATTCCAATCTGAAACTCTGTCTTCTCCTTGTGCGGGCAAtcacataaattataaatgtgGTGGGACGAGCAGCCGCTGCAACTCGTAGCGAGCAGAACGAAGAAAACAGTTCGTTAAATATCTTTTATTCCGTACGAATTATTCGATGTTTTCACCTAAACTACATTTACACATTGTTCAAAACATCATTTTTATACTATATAGTAAAATTTATACTAAAGAGTAAGATTCATAAAAATTAAGTAACAAAATATGAGTTTGCTCGAAAAAATACGTGCAATTGTTTTTCGATTTAAAttcaacaaaacaaattaatgtacaaattaaaattcacaacgcaaattagaattagaaaTGCAAAGTTGAACCTTTGTACACAATATGTTTCAACTCCTTGCTGCGTAGCGCATGCTCAGTTTAGACGTTCGCCGCATTAATAAAAAGGCGATTGTTTTCACTTGTAACTCAGTTGATAAGCAGAAGCTGCAGCAAAAACTATGTTGGCGGATAGTGCAACTTTGTAAGGCAGCCAAAAATAGATAGCGCATTGTTCATCTATGCTCAGAATAATTTTTTTCAGGACTTTAGCTATCTTTGTAGGTACGTCTGTTGTGCTTGTTTCGGTTTCATCTTCAAGTTTGTCGGAAATTAAGCCGATGAACAACGGACATATCGTGACGCCTTTGGGATGCCATCGTCGTGTATACACGTATAAAGTGACACAGTCCGATCTTCAAGGACACGAGTGTTGGGACTATGTAAGCGTTTGGTCGTGTTGGGGACGATGCGACTCAAGCGAAATTTCCGATTGGAAGTTTCCTTACAAGCGTTCGTTCCATCCTGTTTGTGTCCACGCCCAGCGGCAGCTGGTAGTAGCTATCCTAAAGAATTGTCACCCTAAAGCAGAGGACAGCGTAAGCAAGTACCAGTACATGGAGGCAGTGAACTGTCACTGCCAGACGTGCTCCACACAGGATACCAGCTGCGAAGCTCCGGCCAATAATGAAATGGCTGGGGGCAGCAGGGCAATCATGGTAGGCGCCGATACCAAAAACTTGGACTATTAGCGAGTTTGGAAATTGGGTTCCTAACTAAATTGCGTGGGGGAATGTGATGGCTTTATCTACAACAGCAAGTTAATGCAAAAATGCTTAgtataaaatgcaataaaacaaaataaaattaaaacttcgtatttataattttaatcgGCTAGGAGTGATCCTATTAATGCCTGCGTACTACATATTTCAGCCATCTATAGGTATTTGGGACTTGAGTTCGAACTGTTTTCCTGTGCTATTAGGTATAAGCAATAGAGGGACGAGATGCCCAGCCCAATAGCTCCAC
The sequence above is a segment of the Drosophila melanogaster chromosome 2L genome. Coding sequences within it:
- the Gpb5 gene encoding glycoprotein hormone beta 5, isoform A, which encodes MLADSATLTLAIFVGTSVVLVSVSSSSLSEIKPMNNGHIVTPLGCHRRVYTYKVTQSDLQGHECWDYVSVWSCWGRCDSSEISDWKFPYKRSFHPVCVHAQRQLVVAILKNCHPKAEDSVSKYQYMEAVNCHCQTCSTQDTSCEAPANNEMAGGSRAIMVGADTKNLDY
- the Gpb5 gene encoding glycoprotein hormone beta 5, isoform C: MLRIIFFRTLAIFVGTSVVLVSVSSSSLSEIKPMNNGHIVTPLGCHRRVYTYKVTQSDLQGHECWDYVSVWSCWGRCDSSEISDWKFPYKRSFHPVCVHAQRQLVVAILKNCHPKAEDSVSKYQYMEAVNCHCQTCSTQDTSCEAPANNEMAGGSRAIMVGADTKNLDY
- the Gpb5 gene encoding glycoprotein hormone beta 5, isoform D; the encoded protein is MNNGHIVTPLGCHRRVYTYKVTQSDLQGHECWDYVSVWSCWGRCDSSEISDWKFPYKRSFHPVCVHAQRQLVVAILKNCHPKAEDSVSKYQYMEAVNCHCQTCSTQDTSCEAPANNEMAGGSRAIMVGADTKNLDY